A section of the bacterium SCSIO 12696 genome encodes:
- the ccmA gene encoding cytochrome c biogenesis heme-transporting ATPase CcmA — protein sequence MTSSPLLQLCGLSFERDDRLLFSDLSTTVEAGDILQVSGDNGSGKTTLLKVLIGSLSAHSGECRWRGTPVQKCAYEYASELLYIGHQTGIKSTLTPEENLRWLDRLQGGSKPLESLTDTLARVGLQGYEDVPCHSLSAGQQRRVALARLYISQAALWVLDEPFTAIDRTGVAALEQQLQHHVKKGGAVVLTTHQPLAIDGVKSLRMGSQS from the coding sequence TTGACTTCATCCCCTCTGTTACAGCTGTGTGGGCTCTCCTTTGAGCGCGATGACCGCCTGCTTTTTTCCGACCTGAGTACCACAGTAGAGGCAGGGGATATTTTGCAGGTCAGCGGCGATAATGGCAGCGGTAAAACAACGCTTCTGAAAGTGCTAATCGGTTCGTTGTCAGCCCATTCCGGAGAGTGTCGCTGGCGTGGAACGCCGGTGCAAAAGTGCGCTTATGAATACGCCAGTGAGCTGTTATATATCGGCCATCAAACTGGCATTAAAAGCACGCTCACCCCAGAGGAGAACCTGCGTTGGCTGGATCGCCTGCAAGGGGGCAGCAAACCCTTAGAGTCTTTAACAGATACCCTCGCCCGTGTCGGCCTGCAAGGATATGAGGACGTTCCCTGCCACAGTTTGTCCGCCGGCCAGCAGCGCCGGGTGGCCCTGGCGCGTTTGTATATCAGTCAAGCCGCGCTTTGGGTGTTGGATGAGCCGTTTACCGCTATTGATCGAACCGGGGTGGCCGCTCTCGAACAGCAATTGCAGCACCATGTAAAAAAGGGTGGGGCGGTGGTGTTAACCACTCACCAGCCGCTGGCTATTGATGGCGTAAAATCCTTGCGCATGGGGTCACAGTCATGA
- the ccmB gene encoding heme exporter protein CcmB has protein sequence MNGAFGTVLRRDLLLAMRRRGELANPLVFFLIVLTLIPLAISPSPQQLSSIAPGIIWVMALLATLLSVDGLFQSDYRDGSLEQMVISAQPLWLIVLAKVVAHWLVTGLPLTLLSPLLGIMLSLPETGYKPMLLSLLLGTAALSLIGAIGAALTVALRRGGLLLSLVVTPLYMPVLVFGAGSVQRAVDGFSPDGPLLVVGALLALSLLLAPFACSGALKISMHG, from the coding sequence ATGAACGGGGCATTTGGGACTGTGTTGCGTCGCGATCTGCTGCTGGCCATGCGTCGCCGCGGCGAACTGGCCAATCCACTGGTGTTTTTCCTGATTGTGTTAACACTGATTCCCCTGGCTATTTCTCCGTCACCGCAACAATTGTCGAGCATTGCGCCGGGCATTATCTGGGTGATGGCGTTACTGGCAACCTTGCTGTCTGTAGATGGTCTGTTTCAGAGCGATTATCGCGATGGCAGTCTGGAACAAATGGTGATCAGTGCCCAGCCTTTGTGGTTGATTGTGCTCGCTAAAGTGGTGGCTCACTGGTTGGTAACCGGGCTGCCCTTGACGCTGCTTTCACCCTTGCTGGGGATAATGCTGTCTTTGCCGGAAACGGGCTATAAGCCGATGTTGCTCAGCTTGCTGTTGGGTACCGCTGCGCTCAGCTTAATTGGTGCAATCGGCGCAGCCCTGACCGTGGCTTTACGTCGTGGCGGATTGCTGTTGTCTTTGGTGGTAACCCCGCTGTATATGCCGGTACTGGTGTTTGGCGCTGGATCGGTACAGCGGGCGGTAGATGGGTTTTCGCCGGATGGCCCGCTGTTGGTAGTTGGCGCACTGTTGGCGCTGTCGCTATTGCTGGCGCCCTTTGCGTGTTCCGGGGCGTTAAAGATTAGTATGCATGGGTAG
- a CDS encoding heme ABC transporter permease, whose product MANWTWFHRLGSPRWFYERSSVWLKWLVPLTVIVMLTGLVWGLAIAPPDAKQGNSMRIFYIHVPSAMLSLAGFYLMAIAGAVGLIWRMKLAFVAMKCSAPIGAALTAVALITGAIWGKPTWGTYWEWDAKLTSMLILFFLYLGVVALQEAYADKEAGSKASAVLALVGTVNIPIIYKAADWWNTLHQPATFKLTERSSIDPSMAWPFWVMIVGFYGFFAVVLFLRMRNEVIYRERRTQWVKALVTESARES is encoded by the coding sequence ATGGCTAATTGGACTTGGTTTCACCGTTTGGGGTCGCCCAGGTGGTTTTACGAACGCAGCAGTGTGTGGCTGAAGTGGCTGGTGCCGCTGACAGTTATAGTCATGCTGACCGGCTTGGTGTGGGGGCTGGCGATTGCGCCTCCCGATGCCAAACAAGGCAACAGTATGCGCATTTTCTACATTCATGTGCCTTCCGCCATGTTGTCTCTGGCGGGCTTTTACTTGATGGCCATCGCCGGTGCAGTGGGCCTGATATGGCGTATGAAACTGGCGTTTGTTGCCATGAAATGCAGCGCGCCCATCGGTGCCGCGCTGACCGCGGTGGCACTGATTACCGGGGCCATTTGGGGCAAACCCACCTGGGGCACCTACTGGGAATGGGACGCCAAACTCACCTCCATGTTGATTCTGTTTTTTCTCTATCTGGGTGTGGTTGCACTGCAGGAAGCCTATGCGGACAAAGAGGCGGGCAGCAAAGCCAGCGCGGTGTTGGCGCTGGTGGGAACGGTGAATATCCCCATCATCTACAAGGCGGCGGACTGGTGGAATACCCTGCATCAACCCGCCACCTTTAAATTGACTGAACGGTCTTCCATCGATCCTTCCATGGCCTGGCCTTTCTGGGTGATGATCGTGGGCTTTTACGGTTTTTTTGCCGTGGTGCTGTTCTTGCGCATGCGCAACGAAGTTATCTACCGCGAACGCCGTACCCAATGGGTAAAAGCCTTGGTGACTGAATCTGCTCGGGAGTCGTGA
- the ccmD gene encoding heme exporter protein CcmD, translating into MGRHGPYVWSAYGIALVILLATVMAPIQRAKKLRKDLRRQMRRDAAKQQAEKT; encoded by the coding sequence ATGGGGCGCCATGGCCCCTATGTGTGGTCGGCCTACGGCATTGCTCTGGTCATTTTACTGGCTACGGTGATGGCCCCAATTCAGCGCGCCAAAAAATTGCGCAAGGATCTGCGGCGGCAGATGCGCCGTGATGCCGCCAAACAGCAAGCGGAGAAAACATAA
- the ccmE gene encoding cytochrome c maturation protein CcmE, with the protein MHPVRRQRLFLVLFIVIAASIVVGLGVTALGTNMNLFYTPTQIAAGEVPDGARIRAGGMVVKGSLKESKDSLFVSFEVTDGPHQLEVHYTGIRPDLFAEGEAALALGVIDANGVLQADEVLAKHDENYTPPEIQQAMEEGHRWQQQQEAGEASNGPDGE; encoded by the coding sequence ATGCACCCGGTACGTCGTCAACGCCTGTTTTTGGTGCTGTTTATCGTAATAGCCGCCTCCATTGTGGTTGGCCTTGGGGTTACTGCCCTGGGCACCAATATGAACCTGTTTTACACACCCACACAGATTGCTGCTGGTGAAGTTCCGGATGGCGCTCGTATTCGTGCTGGCGGTATGGTGGTTAAAGGCAGCCTCAAAGAGTCCAAGGATTCTCTGTTTGTAAGTTTTGAGGTGACCGATGGCCCTCATCAACTGGAAGTGCACTACACCGGCATTCGCCCGGATTTGTTTGCCGAAGGGGAAGCGGCTTTGGCATTGGGAGTCATTGATGCCAATGGCGTACTTCAGGCGGATGAGGTGCTGGCCAAGCACGATGAAAACTACACGCCGCCGGAAATTCAACAAGCCATGGAAGAAGGCCACCGCTGGCAGCAACAGCAAGAAGCCGGCGAAGCCAGCAATGGCCCGGATGGGGAATAA
- a CDS encoding heme lyase CcmF/NrfE family subunit, producing the protein MIPELGQFALILALCLAVLQTIFPMWGAAIGNQRWMAMARSLSVGQFVLVGLALYCLVQSFLDSDFSVAYVAANSNTQLPDHYKVTAVWGAHEGSFLLWEFIQVGWTLAVALLSRNLPQALSARVLAVMGGISACFLLYLLIASNPFERILPAFPSEGRDLNPLLQDFGMIVHPPVLYMGYVGFSVAFSFAMAALIGGRLDTAWTRWVRPWTNTAWAFLTMGIALGSWWAYYELGWGGWWFWDPVENASFMPWLVGTGLVHSLAVAEKRGMFRTWTLLLAILAFSLSLLGTFLVRSGIINSVHAFAVDSARGVFILGILGVVIGGSLLLFALRSGVVRSVSRFEPLSRETFLLLNNILLMLCLGIVFVGTLYPLYYEWMEGRRLSIGAPWFNLLFNPVFAVLVVLIPLGAIINWKRHQVANLMAAIRWPVAASLLMGALLPLFMPFYSWIAAVSIAIGTWVCAVTLQDLAKKSTHNSSRWQGLRRLKGSYYGMVVAHVGIAVALLGVALTSVYNERSDVKMAPGDSVQLGGYEFRFDRVEQYQGPNFQSFRAHFSAQKGSGSPAILLPEKRYYPVREQPMTEAGIDAGFWRDLMVTLSRPMEGEAWAVSVQVKPFVRWIWLGAILVALGSLLAALDKRYRRLKRRSDTAELGVTSGA; encoded by the coding sequence ATGATCCCCGAACTCGGCCAGTTTGCGTTGATTTTGGCGCTGTGCCTGGCGGTGCTGCAGACGATTTTCCCCATGTGGGGGGCAGCAATTGGCAATCAGCGCTGGATGGCCATGGCGCGTTCTCTGTCGGTGGGCCAGTTTGTGTTGGTGGGGCTGGCCCTTTACTGCTTGGTGCAGTCGTTTCTCGACAGCGATTTTTCCGTCGCCTACGTTGCTGCCAACTCCAATACCCAATTGCCGGATCACTATAAGGTTACCGCCGTATGGGGAGCCCACGAAGGCTCGTTCCTGCTCTGGGAATTTATCCAAGTGGGCTGGACATTGGCCGTTGCACTGCTGAGTCGAAACTTGCCACAGGCGCTTTCTGCCCGGGTATTGGCGGTCATGGGGGGCATTAGCGCCTGCTTCCTGTTGTATTTATTAATTGCCTCCAACCCGTTCGAACGCATTTTGCCCGCGTTCCCGTCCGAAGGCCGAGACCTCAACCCACTGTTGCAGGACTTTGGCATGATCGTTCACCCGCCAGTGCTCTACATGGGTTATGTGGGCTTTTCGGTGGCCTTTTCGTTTGCCATGGCGGCCTTGATTGGCGGGCGCCTGGACACCGCCTGGACCCGATGGGTGCGGCCCTGGACCAATACCGCCTGGGCATTCCTGACTATGGGTATCGCTCTGGGTAGCTGGTGGGCTTACTACGAATTGGGCTGGGGCGGCTGGTGGTTTTGGGATCCGGTGGAAAACGCCTCTTTTATGCCCTGGCTGGTGGGTACGGGCTTGGTACACAGCCTGGCGGTAGCCGAGAAGCGGGGCATGTTCCGTACCTGGACTTTACTGTTGGCTATTTTGGCGTTTTCTCTGAGTCTTCTGGGTACCTTCCTGGTGCGCTCCGGCATTATCAACTCGGTACACGCTTTTGCAGTGGACAGCGCTCGAGGTGTGTTTATCCTCGGTATTCTGGGGGTGGTGATTGGCGGTTCTCTGTTGCTGTTTGCCCTTCGCAGTGGGGTGGTGCGCAGCGTATCACGGTTTGAGCCGCTATCCCGGGAAACCTTTTTGCTGCTCAACAACATTTTGCTGATGCTGTGCTTGGGCATTGTGTTTGTTGGAACCCTTTACCCGCTCTATTACGAGTGGATGGAAGGCCGCCGCCTTTCCATTGGTGCCCCTTGGTTTAACCTGCTGTTTAACCCGGTATTTGCGGTATTGGTGGTGTTGATTCCACTGGGAGCCATCATTAACTGGAAGCGTCATCAAGTGGCGAATCTGATGGCGGCTATACGCTGGCCGGTAGCGGCCTCGTTGCTGATGGGTGCGCTGTTGCCACTGTTCATGCCGTTTTATTCCTGGATTGCGGCAGTGTCTATCGCCATCGGTACCTGGGTGTGCGCGGTAACGTTGCAGGATTTGGCCAAAAAAAGCACTCACAATAGTTCCCGTTGGCAGGGCTTGAGGCGTTTGAAAGGCAGTTACTACGGTATGGTAGTGGCCCATGTCGGCATTGCTGTGGCGTTGCTGGGTGTGGCATTGACATCGGTATATAACGAGCGTTCAGACGTTAAAATGGCACCCGGTGACAGCGTTCAGTTGGGTGGCTACGAATTCCGCTTTGATCGGGTAGAGCAATACCAGGGGCCAAACTTTCAGTCTTTCCGAGCCCACTTTTCAGCCCAAAAGGGCAGTGGTTCACCAGCGATCTTGTTGCCCGAAAAACGCTATTACCCGGTGCGTGAGCAACCGATGACTGAGGCGGGAATTGATGCCGGTTTCTGGCGCGATCTGATGGTAACTTTATCCCGGCCAATGGAAGGGGAGGCCTGGGCGGTCAGTGTGCAGGTGAAGCCCTTTGTGCGTTGGATATGGCTGGGTGCCATATTGGTTGCACTGGGGTCGCTATTGGCGGCTTTGGACAAGCGTTACCGCCGCCTGAAGCGCCGCTCCGATACCGCTGAATTGGGGGTGACCAGTGGCGCTTAA
- a CDS encoding DsbE family thiol:disulfide interchange protein, translated as MALKRFFPLLAFAVFSLLLWWGLNSDRDIHEIKSPLINKAVPAFQLPLLYSPSDTADNSQLEGKVSLLNFWGSWCYVCIQEHPFLTHLAENGVHLVGVNYRDERENALEWLEEHGNPFNQVWADAEGRFAIDMGVYAAPETYLVDKQGVIRYKRIGMVTPEIWQQEMEPIYRQLVAE; from the coding sequence GTGGCGCTTAAACGCTTTTTCCCACTGTTAGCGTTTGCGGTATTTTCCCTGCTGCTGTGGTGGGGGCTAAACTCCGATCGTGATATCCATGAAATTAAATCCCCCTTGATTAACAAGGCGGTGCCGGCGTTCCAGCTGCCCCTGTTGTACAGCCCTTCCGACACCGCGGATAATAGCCAACTTGAAGGCAAAGTATCGCTGCTGAATTTTTGGGGCAGCTGGTGCTATGTGTGTATTCAAGAGCATCCGTTTTTGACCCACTTGGCTGAAAACGGTGTGCACCTGGTTGGTGTCAATTACCGGGATGAGCGGGAAAACGCCCTTGAGTGGCTGGAAGAGCACGGCAATCCGTTTAATCAGGTGTGGGCGGATGCAGAAGGGCGTTTTGCTATTGATATGGGCGTCTATGCGGCCCCGGAGACTTATCTTGTCGATAAGCAAGGAGTGATTCGCTACAAGCGCATTGGCATGGTAACCCCGGAAATCTGGCAGCAGGAGATGGAGCCGATTTATCGGCAACTGGTTGCAGAGTAA
- a CDS encoding RHS repeat-associated core domain-containing protein → MDYYSYGYDGPGNRDYRAVYHSSGKRTYLYKNVWGQITRLRQWGTQNGYSDDKSQYFYYDFNQRLCRYYVPEEGATKYQYDAAGQVVAYAKGQSNSGCSVPSDNSRVNASYDLLGRLTTTNFSHSGTPDISRSYDANGNVLTINRGGANWAYSYNDLDMVTSENLAIDGLSFPISYLYNSSGHLTRQTLPSGRQVNYTTDGLGRIKTVKNGTATLASNVTYHPSSQVNTMTYGNGQLFSQTLTARLQPARILSYKGGQKAIDQTFSYDVRGHITSVIDGAVAGNNRSYGYDALGRLTSASGPWGSGSYTYDALGNIRQKQLGSRTVNLSYDSLNRVSQSADTGPSGVRSIGYDARGNVITLGNQSFSYDYADQPIAVSGAASGSYQYDGNLKRVKAVVNGKTVYNIYDSSERLVHIYEQSDNQTTDYISGPRGYLARITNNIVTYLHSNQLGSANSGTDALGNVTWRERYTPYGEQLVGNAANDDLEGFTGHIRDKATGLNYMQARYYDPVMGRFLSNDPVSAPLHLAYGNVKGFNRYAYANNNPLSYIDPTGRSPDDVGYEGDVFEPYDFRDDLFSSSGVYSVGDYRGDSDGRKSATQENAWYQDAWNWTKNTATGFWGEAKFGYNAVVNGVSEDFSNGFWEGMVQITGGRSNNSAGEDIILNYKRTSIAFGPLELDKTAAGLFVAGSMAKKTGGMTIGQWAKIRFQPARHLRTRIQTARLVGVTTVANAARIGLAYEGGNLIGSGIRVGINRFSQKMAAWLSE, encoded by the coding sequence ATGGATTACTACAGCTACGGATACGATGGCCCCGGTAATCGAGATTATAGGGCGGTGTATCACAGTTCCGGTAAAAGAACATATCTGTATAAAAATGTGTGGGGACAGATAACCCGACTGCGGCAATGGGGTACGCAAAATGGATACAGTGACGATAAAAGTCAATATTTTTACTACGACTTTAATCAACGTTTGTGCCGCTACTATGTACCCGAAGAAGGTGCCACTAAATATCAATATGATGCAGCCGGACAGGTAGTAGCCTATGCAAAGGGGCAGAGCAATAGCGGTTGCTCGGTTCCATCGGATAACAGTCGAGTGAATGCCAGCTACGACCTACTTGGACGCCTCACTACAACAAACTTTAGCCATAGTGGTACGCCAGACATCAGCCGTAGTTACGATGCAAATGGTAATGTCTTAACAATTAACCGTGGCGGTGCTAACTGGGCATACAGCTATAACGATCTGGATATGGTGACTTCGGAAAACTTGGCAATAGATGGCCTTAGTTTTCCGATTTCTTATCTGTACAACAGCAGTGGCCACTTAACTCGCCAAACCCTGCCATCTGGACGCCAGGTAAATTACACCACGGATGGTTTAGGCCGCATAAAAACCGTCAAAAATGGCACAGCTACGCTGGCATCTAATGTGACTTACCACCCTTCCAGCCAAGTAAACACAATGACATATGGCAATGGACAGTTGTTTAGCCAGACGTTGACGGCTCGACTACAGCCAGCACGGATTTTGTCTTACAAGGGTGGACAAAAGGCCATAGATCAAACCTTTTCCTATGATGTTAGGGGGCATATTACCTCAGTTATAGATGGTGCAGTCGCCGGAAATAATCGTTCCTATGGATACGATGCTCTGGGGCGTTTAACCAGCGCCAGTGGCCCTTGGGGCTCAGGCAGCTACACGTATGATGCTCTGGGTAATATCCGCCAGAAACAGCTGGGCTCACGTACTGTGAATCTATCTTACGATAGCCTCAATCGAGTGAGTCAGTCCGCCGATACTGGACCTTCAGGAGTTCGTTCAATCGGTTATGACGCCCGCGGTAATGTCATTACTTTGGGGAATCAGTCTTTTAGTTATGATTATGCCGACCAGCCCATTGCTGTTTCGGGTGCCGCTAGTGGTAGTTACCAATACGATGGCAACCTCAAACGTGTCAAAGCTGTAGTGAATGGAAAAACTGTTTATAACATATACGATAGCTCCGAAAGATTGGTGCATATATACGAGCAGTCGGATAATCAAACTACTGATTATATTTCTGGCCCTCGGGGTTATTTGGCGCGGATTACCAATAATATTGTGACCTACCTGCACAGTAACCAATTGGGGAGTGCCAATAGCGGTACTGATGCCCTAGGAAATGTTACCTGGCGCGAGCGCTATACCCCTTATGGCGAGCAGTTAGTAGGTAATGCGGCCAATGATGATCTTGAGGGATTTACTGGTCATATTCGTGATAAAGCGACCGGCTTGAACTATATGCAGGCCCGTTATTATGATCCCGTGATGGGACGCTTTTTATCGAATGATCCTGTCAGTGCGCCACTTCATTTGGCATATGGTAATGTGAAAGGCTTTAATCGTTATGCTTATGCTAACAACAATCCACTGAGCTATATTGATCCGACGGGTAGGTCACCAGATGATGTAGGTTATGAAGGTGATGTATTTGAACCTTATGATTTTAGGGATGATTTATTTAGCTCATCAGGCGTATATTCTGTTGGCGATTATCGTGGAGATAGCGATGGTAGGAAATCTGCTACACAAGAGAATGCGTGGTATCAAGATGCGTGGAATTGGACTAAAAATACTGCTACTGGTTTTTGGGGGGAAGCAAAGTTTGGGTATAACGCAGTTGTGAATGGAGTATCTGAAGATTTTTCCAATGGATTTTGGGAAGGGATGGTACAGATCACTGGTGGCCGTTCAAATAATAGTGCTGGTGAGGATATAATTCTGAATTATAAGAGAACCAGTATTGCATTCGGCCCTCTCGAACTTGATAAAACAGCAGCGGGATTATTTGTTGCAGGTTCAATGGCGAAGAAGACCGGTGGAATGACTATTGGTCAGTGGGCCAAGATACGGTTTCAGCCAGCAAGGCATTTGCGAACAAGAATACAAACGGCAAGATTGGTTGGTGTTACGACGGTTGCGAATGCTGCCAGAATTGGCCTTGCTTACGAAGGTGGGAATCTTATTGGCTCAGGGATTAGAGTCGGTATAAATAGATTTAGCCAGAAAATGGCGGCTTGGCTTTCGGAATAA
- a CDS encoding MFS transporter, translating to MDAAMDIAANAAHQKSWQRNLVLLNSIAFTRMFMLVLPIFVPLMAHYGLNMHQTMLLQSVFAGTVLLCELPSGYLSDIWGRRQVLIIANLFGGLGFSVLLFADSFASVALFEVLIGVAFSLSSGTDTSMVYESEQALKRPDSGKAIAHQLSWMGFGEAVAAGLTTLLMLKGYRWVLLVQMVVGWLPLLLSLALREPPRTRSSLSHRENGKAIWKAFTAQRSIPILAALFLLVMSFIWLVAWLNQPLWLGVNLDPFWFGLLWGGECLVVGLVARYAQGTHRYLLASRRWWLLAIAVLASWAFIAHSATLAGLLVGAYLAATLHGAAIPWIREGINRLVDSTYRATINSVLSTLFRGFNLLLGPWLGSLVDTHGASGAGAWLLLIAAPLAVLLCWWGWQQRESSRDL from the coding sequence ATGGATGCTGCAATGGACATAGCAGCAAATGCCGCTCATCAAAAAAGCTGGCAACGCAATTTGGTGCTGCTGAACAGCATCGCCTTTACCCGTATGTTTATGCTGGTGCTGCCGATTTTCGTGCCGCTGATGGCCCACTACGGTTTGAACATGCACCAGACCATGTTGCTGCAATCGGTGTTTGCCGGCACGGTATTGTTGTGCGAGCTGCCCTCTGGCTACCTGTCAGATATTTGGGGTCGTCGACAGGTGCTGATTATCGCCAACCTGTTTGGCGGCCTCGGATTCAGTGTCTTATTGTTCGCCGACAGCTTTGCCAGCGTGGCACTGTTTGAAGTGTTGATTGGCGTGGCATTTTCACTGAGCAGTGGCACCGATACCAGCATGGTGTATGAGTCGGAACAGGCCCTAAAGCGCCCGGATAGCGGCAAAGCCATTGCCCACCAACTCAGCTGGATGGGCTTTGGCGAGGCCGTAGCTGCCGGTTTAACCACCCTGTTAATGTTAAAAGGCTACCGCTGGGTGTTGCTGGTGCAAATGGTCGTGGGCTGGCTGCCACTGTTACTCAGCCTGGCTTTGCGGGAGCCTCCTCGTACCCGCAGTAGCTTGAGCCACCGTGAAAATGGCAAAGCCATATGGAAAGCATTCACTGCCCAGCGCAGCATCCCCATTTTGGCGGCGCTGTTTTTGTTGGTAATGAGCTTTATCTGGTTAGTGGCCTGGTTAAACCAACCCTTGTGGCTGGGGGTTAACCTGGATCCATTCTGGTTTGGCTTGTTGTGGGGTGGAGAATGCCTGGTGGTTGGGCTGGTGGCGCGCTATGCCCAGGGAACCCATCGCTATTTGTTAGCAAGCCGACGCTGGTGGCTACTGGCCATCGCCGTGCTCGCCTCTTGGGCATTTATTGCCCATAGCGCCACCTTGGCAGGGTTGCTGGTAGGCGCGTATTTGGCCGCCACCTTACACGGCGCCGCCATCCCGTGGATACGGGAAGGCATTAACCGGTTAGTGGACAGCACTTACCGGGCCACTATTAACTCGGTGTTGAGCACATTGTTCAGGGGGTTTAATTTGTTGCTTGGGCCCTGGCTGGGAAGCCTGGTGGACACTCATGGGGCCAGCGGCGCAGGCGCCTGGTTATTACTGATAGCAGCGCCACTGGCTGTACTGTTATGTTGGTGGGGCTGGCAACAAAGGGAATCGTCAAGGGATCTCTGA
- a CDS encoding trypsin-like peptidase domain-containing protein, which yields MSLVQRSFFVTWALLLALMATATEQPLNPAQLQTRLNQVVQKVIPATVEVRRGNGAGTFSAVIVSPEGYLLSAGHAVQPGVAYDVFLPDGRTFKATGLGSEPHVDMGLIKIDQPNNLPVAEMGWSSTLEVNEPCISLGYPGLRSEQRGVVVRFGHIVDTATDDGFIQSTCLMEPGDSGGPLYDMAGRVIGIHSNIGRSLDRNHEIPVDQFRRYWPHLLRKEEFHDHDVDLLPEFGFDIAEPEESTRHRRWLGGAEQTATVVSVDLGGLADDSGLRTGDRLLAIGREEAKYPREVKLLLQRAYTRKQSEVAVQVKRGGHTVNLSLQLPENTQPDDGWNQGIAVIQQPLGVNKVAPQPQLINLQQVFSVQEKRMQSSTLSLSSVRHGEIVNTLATVLHPGNLLISKSSRVGENVTFERNGERYSATVVDRDSNLDLVLLKLPMHLRGGIRLPSNGRVSTERGQLLISPHPENNGLVSVVSTGEFAIAKRQSAGYLGVAPNTVGNRVRLERVFPDTPASGQFLDGDFLLTVDGESVKSAQQLIETLRRYAPGDKIILTALRNTQPISVELVLGVRPNFSGHVAEFFEGGKSIRRDGFEAVFSHDARLRPEACGGPVFTANGDFVGINIARYSRTRAYAIPAKQVVDFVNKSI from the coding sequence ATGAGTTTGGTTCAGCGCAGTTTTTTTGTCACTTGGGCATTGTTGCTGGCCTTGATGGCCACGGCAACGGAGCAGCCTTTAAACCCAGCGCAACTACAAACTCGGTTAAATCAAGTTGTTCAAAAAGTGATACCGGCCACTGTGGAAGTACGTCGAGGTAACGGTGCCGGAACCTTCAGTGCGGTTATTGTCAGCCCAGAGGGCTATTTGTTGAGTGCCGGCCACGCGGTACAACCGGGTGTGGCTTACGATGTTTTTTTGCCCGATGGCCGCACTTTTAAAGCAACTGGGTTGGGGTCAGAGCCCCATGTGGATATGGGGCTGATAAAAATTGATCAGCCAAACAATCTGCCGGTGGCAGAAATGGGTTGGTCGTCTACTTTGGAAGTAAATGAGCCCTGTATTAGCCTCGGTTATCCGGGGTTACGCAGTGAACAACGAGGCGTCGTTGTTCGTTTTGGCCATATTGTTGATACCGCCACCGACGACGGTTTTATTCAATCTACCTGTTTGATGGAGCCTGGGGACTCTGGTGGCCCTTTATACGATATGGCGGGTCGTGTGATTGGGATTCACAGCAATATTGGCCGTTCGCTGGATCGCAATCACGAAATTCCCGTGGATCAGTTCCGCCGCTACTGGCCCCATCTTTTGAGAAAGGAAGAGTTTCACGACCACGATGTGGATCTGTTGCCGGAGTTTGGCTTTGATATTGCCGAGCCGGAAGAATCCACCAGACACCGCCGCTGGTTGGGTGGTGCTGAGCAAACCGCCACGGTGGTTTCGGTGGACCTCGGCGGACTCGCTGATGACTCCGGCTTACGCACCGGTGATCGCCTATTGGCCATTGGTAGGGAAGAGGCAAAATACCCGCGGGAAGTAAAATTGTTACTGCAGCGCGCTTATACCCGTAAACAGTCTGAAGTAGCGGTGCAGGTGAAACGGGGTGGTCATACAGTAAACCTGTCGTTGCAGCTGCCAGAAAATACTCAGCCTGACGACGGTTGGAATCAGGGCATTGCGGTCATCCAGCAGCCGCTTGGCGTTAATAAAGTAGCACCGCAACCACAGCTGATAAATTTGCAGCAGGTATTTTCCGTTCAGGAAAAGCGCATGCAATCTTCCACTCTGTCTCTGAGCAGCGTGCGACATGGTGAAATAGTAAACACCCTGGCGACTGTCCTGCACCCAGGCAATTTACTGATCAGCAAAAGCTCCAGAGTTGGTGAGAATGTTACGTTTGAGCGCAACGGTGAGCGCTACAGTGCGACGGTGGTTGATCGTGACTCCAATCTCGACCTGGTACTACTGAAATTGCCGATGCACCTGAGGGGTGGTATTCGTCTGCCCAGTAATGGCCGTGTATCTACGGAACGAGGGCAATTGCTGATTTCTCCTCATCCCGAAAATAACGGTTTGGTCAGCGTTGTAAGCACCGGTGAGTTTGCTATTGCCAAGCGCCAGAGTGCTGGCTATTTGGGCGTTGCGCCTAATACAGTGGGAAATCGGGTGCGTTTGGAGCGGGTATTTCCAGATACTCCCGCATCGGGGCAATTCCTGGACGGTGATTTTTTGTTGACGGTCGATGGAGAATCCGTGAAGTCCGCCCAGCAGTTGATTGAAACTCTGCGTCGCTATGCCCCTGGTGACAAAATTATTTTGACCGCATTGCGCAACACCCAACCGATTTCCGTGGAGCTGGTGCTTGGCGTTCGCCCCAATTTCAGTGGCCACGTTGCCGAGTTTTTTGAGGGCGGCAAAAGTATCCGTCGAGATGGCTTTGAGGCCGTTTTCTCTCACGATGCGCGCCTGCGCCCGGAAGCCTGTGGCGGACCGGTGTTTACCGCGAATGGAGATTTTGTCGGTATTAACATCGCTCGCTACAGCCGTACCCGTGCTTACGCAATACCAGCAAAACAAGTGGTGGACTTCGTTAACAAATCCATCTAA